A single region of the Nicotiana sylvestris chromosome 6, ASM39365v2, whole genome shotgun sequence genome encodes:
- the LOC104239308 gene encoding uncharacterized protein isoform X1 translates to MALSITMVTRARTLLRFHMLIRLTLQIRVSIMFSLGWFGGVHDCRWATELAQVWLWVFENKIQEIDYPCVETPFILNEFEAGNIEDEGAVLSGIQSDSSMGNWVENLTMGIEGENADEVFDNCTQIARQLFQEILIPEGEVDVFDGSPRRNDINLTTEFANKESILLSFCCEDHLEPSEIGKFKRNDELLEDTFLGDNFGVVPPDSNEGSTVFYGIDDYLVDDNDFAFEDNEVVVKDDECPQHGEAGLNWLQLVSNIGGPVSLLMAVLEPNRYEELTSGLGLDLESKPIVDSNKGLAYIGVIDRGVIERFEKEATEMNKRPFWYALVLNKLKAERERGITTDIALWTIETTKYYCTVIDTPQDRNLIKNIIVGTSGADCVVLIIDSTNGGFEGGISKDGHTCERTLLAFTLGVKESICCCCNKIDATTPNYLKPKGIYRVQGELGKIVHYLGVQLPNGVLFVVFHKTRAPKVTDHFEEMRNIKATQGIDQYIKWIHHNFGINAWILLDTGQGTNVKKMSSDFLGMVVQSLLWKPENEGITNLLSPGGSIEILHVLDALKLGLPFMYSKYLIVTLQQVRS, encoded by the coding sequence ATGGCATTGAGTATTACCATGGTGACTCGTGCCCGTACTCTCCTCAGGTTCCATATGCTTATCAGGTTGACATTACAAATCCGGGTTTCTATTATGTTCAGTTTGGGATGGTTCGGTGGTGTCCATGACTGCCGCTGGGCTACAGAACTTGCTCAAGTCTGGTTATGGGTATTTGAGAACAAAATACAGGAAATTGATTACCCATGTGTTGAGACTCCATTTATTTTGAATGAATTTGAAGCTGGAAACATTGAGGACGAAGGAGCCGTTTTGTCGGGGATTCAATCCGATTCAAGTATGGGGAACTGGGTCGAAAACCTGACCATGGGAATCGAAGGTGAAAATGCAGACGAGGTGTTTGACAACTGTACTCAAATAGCTAGGCAGCTTTTTCAAGAGATTTTAATTCCTGAAGGTGAGGTAGATGTGTTCGATGGAAGTCCTAGGAGAAATGATATTAACTTGACTACTGAATTTGCCAATAAGGAGTCGATTCTACTTTCGTTTTGTTGCGAAGACCATCTAGAGCCTTCTGAGATAGGGAAATTTAAGAGAAATGATGAACTCCTTGAAGATACCTTTTTAGGAGATAATTTTGGAGTTGTTCCACCAGATTCTAATGAAGGGTCCACTGTTTTTTATGGAATTGACGATTACCTTGTAGATGACAATGATTTTGCTTTTGAAGATAATGAGGTTGTAGTAAAAGACGATGAATGTCCTCAACATGGGGAAGCTGGATTAAATTGGCTTCAATTAGTAAGTAATATTGGTGGCCCTGTAAGTTTGCTTATGGCTGTTTTGGAACCAAATCGCTATGAGGAACTCACCAGTGGACTTGGTCTGGATTTGGAATCGAAGCCTATTGTGGATAGCAACAAAGGGTTGGCATACATTGGTGTTATTGACCGGGGTGTTATTGAGAGGTTTGAGAAAGAAGCTACTGAGATGAACAAGAGGCCATTCTGGTATGCCTTGGTGCTTAACAAGCTCAAGGCAGAGCGAGAACGTggtattactactgatattgctCTGTGGACAATCGAGACCACTAAATACTACTGTACTGTGATTGATACCCCTCAAGACAGGAACTTGATCAAGAACATAATTGTTGGTACCTCCGGAGCCGACTGTGTCGTCCTTATCATTGACTCCACCAATGGTGGTTTTGAGGGTGGTATTTCCAAGGATGGTCATACATGTGAGCGTACATTGCTTGCTTTTACACTTGGTGTCAAGGAAAGTATCTGCTGCTGCTGCAACAAGATAGATGCTACCACCCCTAACTACTTGAAGCCTAAAGGTATTTACAGGGTGCAGGGTGAACTTGGAAAAATTGTTCATTATCTTGGTGTCCAGCTTCCAAATGGAGTTTTATTTGTTGTTTTTCATAAAACTAGAGCTCCAAAAGTGACAGACCATTTTGAAGAGATGAGGAACATAAAGGCAACTCAGGGTATTGACCAATACATCAAGTGGATTCATCATAACTTTGGCATAAATGCTTGGATTTTGCTGGATACTGGGCAGGGAACGAATGTGAAGAAAATGTCATCTGATTTTCTTGGCATGGTGGTGCAAAGTCTTCTTTGGAAACCTGAAAATGAAGGCATTACAAACCTTCTATCCCCAGGAGGATCAATTGAAATTCTACATGTTTTAGATGCTCTAAAACTTGGTCTTCCTTTTATGTATTCAAAATACTTGATCGTGACCTTGCAGCAGGTCCGTAGTTGA
- the LOC104239308 gene encoding type IV inositol polyphosphate 5-phosphatase 9-like isoform X2, whose protein sequence is MLADSDTTSDLSADIQNFSLFISSWNVGGIAPPNDLNMEGLLDTRNNLADIYVLGFQEIVPLNAGSVIVPENTILCMQWNSLIRTALNKIEEEENQKVYPLNKESSSHFECIISKQMVGVFITIWARSPLLPYIRHTSVSSVGCGIFGYLGNKGSVSVRFCLHETSFCFVCSHLASGGKEGDERQRNADASQILSRTRFPCDSFQHLPRKILQHDRVIWLGDLNYRIYLPEAITRSLVNDRQWSILLQKDQLKAELREGCIFKGWQEEEIEFAPTYKYYPDSDDYYGCSQNGKRGKSRAPAWCDRIIWFGKGLKQSQYNRGEFRLSDHRPVRATFTAEVKVLSPLY, encoded by the exons ATGCTAGCTGACTCTGATACAACATCGGACCTCTCGGCCGACATACAAAATTTTTC ATTATTTATTAGCTCATGGAATGTTGGAGGCATTGCACCACCCAACGACTTAAATATGGAGGGCTTGCTTGATACTCGAAACAACTTGGCTGATATTTATGTTCTCGG GTTTCAAGAAATTGTACCTCTGAATGCTGGAAGTGTTATAGTGCCAGAGAACACAATTTTATGCATGCAATGGAATTCTCTTATTAGAACAGCTCTGAACAAGATAGaggaagaagaaaatcaaaaggtTTACCCACTAAACAAAGAGAGTTCCTCACATTTTGAATGCATAATTAGCAAGCAAATGGTGGGAGTTTTTATTACCATATGGGCGAGGTCTCCACTCCTTCCATATATCAGGCATACAAGTGTCTCCTCTGTAGGCTGTGGTATATTTGGCTACCTCGGAAACAAG GGTTCAGTGTCGGTTAGATTTTGCTTGCATGAAACAAGCTTCTGCTTTGTGTGTAGTCACTTAGCTTCCGGAGGAAAAGAAGGAGATGAGAGACAGAGAAATGCAGATGCCTCCCAAATACTATCACGCACAAGATTTCCTTGTGACTCATTTCAGCATTTGCCAAGAAAAATTCTACAGCACGA TAGGGTGATTTGGCTAGGAGACCTGAATTATAGGATTTACTTGCCTGAAGCCATAACAAGATCTTTAGTCAACGACAGGCAGTGGAGCATCTTATTACAAAAGGATCAG CTGAAGGCCGAGCTAAGAGAAGGCTGTATTTTCAAAGGTTGGCAAGAGGAAGAAATTGAGTTTGCACCAACATACAAATATTATCCAGATTCCGATGATTATTATGGCTGCAGTCAGAACGGGAAAAGGGGAAAGAGTCGAGCCCCAGCTTG GTGTGACAGGATTATATGGTTTGGCAAGGGACTGAAGCAAAGCCAGTATAATAGAGGTGAGTTTAGATTGTCAGACCACAGACCAGTACGGGCAACTTTCACGGCAGAGGTCAAGGTTCTATCACCATTATATTAG